The Novosphingobium sp. SL115 sequence CGGTCATCATCCCGTGACGCCGATCTCACCCCGTTCGCATCACAAAGTTCAACACGCATTGACCGGAACTTGTAGATCGAAAACAGGCCATTCTGGCGCCCAATGCGTTTCTGACGAAACAACACTGGACCTCGACTTTCCAGCATGATCGCGAGTGCGACAACGGCCAGCAGAGGCGCAAGGAAGGCAATGGCTGAACCAGCAATGAAAATGTCAAAACCGCGCTTGATCAGGCGATCACGCAAGTTAAGCGGGCCTCGCGCAACGACATACGTGGGGCGCCCCGCATAATCCCCAATTGCCAGTGCATGAGTTTGCGCGATTTCTGGAGCAATGATTTCTGCGTGAACATTCATCCCCTGCAGCACATGAGCCCAGACATCGCGACGGTCCGCATTGCAGCGTACAACCACGCGGTCTACTGATGACATAAGGCCGGCAAGGCGATGATAATCTTCTGCGGTGGCATTTTTGGGATCGAATGTCTTCCCAATATTGACCGACAGGCCGGTACCGATCGATGAGGCATACTGGCCGTCATGCAACACCAGCACAGAGTAGAGCTGGCCATGGAGGCGTTTTTTGGCATAAATTAGATGAAGTAGACGCAGCGCTGTCAGAAAGATACCCGAGCAGACAAGACCAACTACTATAACGATGCGCGAAACCGCTTGAGCCTCCTGCAATGCGAACAGCAGAAACACTAAGATCCCTGCCGCAGTCAGCAAAGCAAGAATACCGCGCTTCAATGTTTCGGACAGGCTGACCAGAGCATCGCCCGTGCACGCCCGCAAGGCAACCGCGCTAAGCAAGTAAATCGGTATGAGTGCGATAATGCGAGGCGATAAAAGAACCGCCCAAGTCTCACCCAGCCGCAAAATGTTGGCGAAGGCCATGCCGGCAATCAAGGCCAGGATATCGCATGTCACCAAGCTGGCAACCAAGCTGGCTCTCAGCT is a genomic window containing:
- a CDS encoding exopolysaccharide biosynthesis polyprenyl glycosylphosphotransferase gives rise to the protein MNQQVGIALSASDFSRSSGRPVAKHKLRASLVASLVTCDILALIAGMAFANILRLGETWAVLLSPRIIALIPIYLLSAVALRACTGDALVSLSETLKRGILALLTAAGILVFLLFALQEAQAVSRIVIVVGLVCSGIFLTALRLLHLIYAKKRLHGQLYSVLVLHDGQYASSIGTGLSVNIGKTFDPKNATAEDYHRLAGLMSSVDRVVVRCNADRRDVWAHVLQGMNVHAEIIAPEIAQTHALAIGDYAGRPTYVVARGPLNLRDRLIKRGFDIFIAGSAIAFLAPLLAVVALAIMLESRGPVLFRQKRIGRQNGLFSIYKFRSMRVELCDANGVRSASRDDDRITRVGRFIRSTSIDELPQLFNVLKGDMSIVGPRPHAVHSTASSKLFWEVDKRYWYRHACKPGITGLAQVRGFRGATHEERDLTDRLEADLEYLAQWSFWNDIAIIVKTAAVLVHKNAY